A genomic window from Silurus meridionalis isolate SWU-2019-XX chromosome 21, ASM1480568v1, whole genome shotgun sequence includes:
- the LOC124375362 gene encoding 1-phosphatidylinositol phosphodiesterase-like — protein MKKTNVKQICVSLLILFFGGQIESLSPSFNDNSQLILPESYNVGWMQNLDGNALLSDITIPGTHDTMALYGGPAAECQALNLEDQLKAGIRYVDLRVYAFENTLYLMHGIVYQHSTFTKALDTFKAFLSMYPSETILVRVKPDLFDKSKVQELVESLIQGDSNIWVTSSIPRLDEVRGKIVFVQEGSFLLGVPLLETDTKGDYRVIHINDKEKEILQHLNLAMGECGGNSIILTYSSGTGIGTFEGMFLTPKRVAEKIDPWLHDYLKTLLAEGSKMCFGIIAMDFPGFDLIQTVIKFNY, from the exons ATGAAGAAAACAAACGTCAAGCAAATCTGTGTGTCTTTGCTCATTCT GTTTTTTGGGGGGCAGATCGAAAGCCTCAGTCCATCTTTCAACGATAATTCACAGCTCATCCTTCCAGAGAGTTACAATGTTGGCTGGATGCAAAACCTGGATGGAAACGCTCTCCTGTCTGATATTACCATTCCTGGAACGCATGACACCATGGCACTTTATGGAGGACCTGCAGCTGAATGTCAGGCCTTGAACCTGGAGGACCAGCTGAAGGCAGGGATCCGCTACGTGGACCTCCGAGTTTACGCTTTCGAAAACACTCTGTACCTCATGCACGGGATTGTTTACCAGCACTCGACATTCACCAAAGCTCTCGACACATTCAAGGCATTCCTGTCGATGTACCCAAGTGAAACGATTCTCGTCCGAGTCAAGCCTGATTTGTTTGATAAAAGTAAAGTACAAGAATTGGTTGAAAGTCTCATCCAGGGCGATAGCAACATCTGGGTGACGTCTAGTATACCACGACTGGATGAAGTAAGAGGCAAGATCGTGTTCGTACAGGAAGGCAGCTTTTTGCTTGGCGTACCTCTGTTGGAAACTGACACCAAGGGAGACTACAGGGTCATTCACATTAACGACAAGGAGAAAGAAATCTTACAGCACCTCAATCTAGCCATGGGTGAGTGCGGAGGAAATTCTATCATCCTCACCTATTCCAGCGGAACGGGAATCGGCACGTTTGAAGGGATGTTTCTAACACCGAAAAGGGTGGCGGAAAAGATTGACCCTTGGCTACATGATTATCTGAAAACGCTGCTTGCTGAGGGGTCTAAAATGTGTTTCGGGATCATAGCCATGGACTTTCCAGGCTTTGACCTCATTCAAACGGTCATCAAGTTTAATTACTAG